A window of Amaranthus tricolor cultivar Red isolate AtriRed21 chromosome 8, ASM2621246v1, whole genome shotgun sequence genomic DNA:
atatatatacatatatatatatatatgttgtgtgtatatatatatatatatatatatatatatatatatatatatatatatataatatatatatgtatgtatatatatatatatatatatatagtatattatatatatatatatatatatatataatatatatatatataatatatatatatatatatatatatatatatatatatatacatatatatatatatatatatatatatatatatatatatatatatatatatatatatatatatatatatatatatatatatatatatatatatatatatatatatatatatatatatatatatatatatatatatgtatatatatataaatatatatataaatatatttatatatatatatatatatatatatatatatatatatatatatatatatatatatatatatatatatatatatatatatatatatatatatatatatatatatatatatatatatatatatatatatatatatatatatatatatatatatatatatatataattatatatatatatatatatatatgtatatatatacatatatatatatatatatatatatatgcatgtatatatatatatatatatatatatatatatatatatatatatatatatgtatgtatatatatatatatatatatgtatatatatatatatatatatatatatatatatatatatatatatatatatatatatatatatatatatacatatatatatatatatatatatatatatatatatatatatatatatatatacatatatatatatatatacatatatacatatatatatatatatatatatatatatatatatatatatatatatatatatatatatacatatatatatatatatatatatatatatatagatatacatatatatatatacatatatatacatatatatatatatatatagatatacatatatatatacatatatatacatatatatatatatatatatatatatatatatatatatatatatatatatatatatatatatatatatatatatatgcgaaTCGTGCGAACAACCCTTGAGGAGCGTTAGATTTAAGTTTACGTCTACGATTTACATGGTCATTAATGGCGTAATTGTAATTTCGTGACTTTCAGATTTTTAGGGCTTTTTTACTCAAATTTCACTTCTCTCTCTTTCGtaattgtttttatctcttCCTGAGTTTTTCTCTCTTCGTGAATCCTCACTTCTTCAGCAGTGCAAGAACGCCGAAAACTCGACTACAAATCAACAAAATGTCCAACAATAAATTCTTGGATTTGTTGTGTTCTTTAATCAATTGATAATAACtagctttatttttattctacaGAAGGTTGAAGAACACAGTAGCCATTTTACTATTTCAATGCAGTAGTTTGTTTCATCTATTAAAAGTTGTTGTCTATAAGTAATGGTGAATCTTTCAATCCGATTACTCTTATTTCTtgcattttttaaaagtttaaacctttttcttttttttctaggGATTTTCAACTTTCCTGTAGCGATTTTAAGTCATGTTATGAATACTTTGtttgatataatttttgttgttttcagtgtttctttttgatatataattatttcattttattcaaaaaagtATTGTTTGAACCCAACTTACTTCCTgaaataaatagtgttgtttaAAGCTAATCAGTGTTATCGTCTACAAGAACAATGACTATTgcgaattattttaattttttacattttgctttattagtgttatttttttaaatataagagTTTCTTTTTATTGGAAAATAGTGTAATTCTCTTTTTCAGGTTCAGTTAGAAGAAATTGATGAATTAGTTGTATATAATGCTAGTTCATCTACACCTAAGCCAATATTTGATTTATGTTTAGCCCTTTATGGGGAACCCAAAACAATAATCCCTCACTGTGAAGCTAACTTACTTCCTGAAATAAATATGATGTTTGATACATTAGATGATGGTTTATGCTTTTATAAGAATTATGCAACTGCTTGTGGCTTTGAAGTTAGACGTTTTGGGGAGAAAAAGTCTAATGGTGTTATTTGATTAAGTATTGTGTTTGTAGTAGACAAGGGCAAAGAACTGTGAAATCTAATACTACGAGAAAACGTTTAAATTCTCGTGTGGATTATCCTACTATAATTGGTTTTCGTAGGGCTAAAGACGAAAAatatgttgtttttaagtttgtagAAGGTCATAACCATGGTTTTGCATCTCCTACTACTAGTTTTCATATGAAAGGTTCATCTGACATGCACATTGGAAACAAaggtttattttgaataatttaaagttgaatcaaGGTCCCACTAGTTCATTTAGAATATGGAAAGTGCAAGTAGGTAGCTAGATGAGCGTTGGTTCATCCCTAgatgattttaagaattttgatAGGGATTTAAAAGGGTATATTAATGATGGTCAAATGTTTGTTGAAATGTTTCttaggaaaaaagaaaattacccTATCTTTTTCTTTGACATTGATGTTGATGATTCCAAATCACTATGCTTGGCACGATGGGCTGATGGTACATGTAGAAGAAATTATGCTGTTTTTGGTGACTCTATATCTATGGATGCTACATATAGCACAAATAAGTATAATTTAGTATTTGTGCCATTTACGGGTGTAGATAATCATAAGCGATGTGTTACATTTGCCATCGGTTTAATTAGCAAGGGAAGGATGTTGCGTCATATACGTGGATTTTTCAGACTTTTTTGAATGTGATGGGGGAAGGGGGAACAACCGTATTCTATCATTATTGATCAAGATCTTGCTGTTAAGATTGCTCTGTCGACAGTTTTTCCAAAGTCTGTTCATAAATTTTGTGTATGGAACATAATGAAAAAGTTGAAGGATAAAGTGTGTTGAATTGCGTAGTGATGAAAACTTTCTTAAACGGATTAATTTTTGGTGTACAATAAGGACAATGAGCCACATGAATTTGAATCTGAGTGGTCAAAATTGGTATTTGATTATAAGAACCATAAGttggatgaaaatgtttggTTGTCAACTATGTATAATATCAGGGAAATGTGGGTTCCTGCTTATGTTAGATCTATTTATATGGGTGGTTTGTAGGACTACATCAAGGTCCGAAAGTGAGaataacttttttaattttttttaaaataaatttttcactTTAGTCCAGCTCCAAATGCGATTTCAAAGCGCAATAGATGCCCAAAGTCATAAATTGAAAATACTTGAAAGTAAGGATAAGTTCTTTACTCCACCACTTAAGACACCATTAATGTTGGAAAAACATGCTGCTTCTATATATACTCTTGCtgctttttatgattttcaagCTGAAATTTGCACtgcttgttttgaatgtggGTTGGACAAACATCATGTTGATAATGGTAAAGATTATTCAGTGATTTATTTGGGTAACAAAAGGATTTTTAATGTTGTCCTTGATCCAAAACCACTTGAGGTGGATTGCTCATGTAAGATGTTTAGACGTGTTGGAATTTTATGTAGGCATTCTCTTTGGGT
This region includes:
- the LOC130821485 gene encoding protein FAR1-RELATED SEQUENCE 3-like → MSREMLVVAGEQRDFLDSGGRCACVRTRGGGAMVSVRLHPSPSSSLRQLLLSVTFNLPDLHFNLPDLSALCRVQLEEIDELVVYNASSSTPKPIFDLCLALYGEPKTIIPHCEANLLPEINMMFDTLDDGLCFYKNYATACGFEVRRFGEKKQGQRTVKSNTTRKRLNSRVDYPTIIGFRRAKDEKYVVFKFVEGHNHGFASPTTSFHMKGSSDMHIGNKDDFKNFDRDLKGYINDGQMFVEMFLRKKENYPIFFFDIDVDDSKSLCLARWADGTCRRNYAVFGDSISMDATYSTNKYNLVFVPFTGVDNHKRCGEQPYSIIIDQDLAVKIALSTVFPKSVHKFCVWNIMKKLKDKDNEPHEFESEWSKLVFDYKNHKLDENVWLSTMYNIREMWVPAYLQMRFQSAIDAQSHKLKILESKDKFFTPPLKTPLMLEKHAASIYTLAAFYDFQAEICTACFECGLDKHHVDNGKDYSVIYLGNKRIFNVVLDPKPLEVDCSWDVWNEVYRCAGLAESSIDDLQDLLEKLKFYSSELLEKKNNLVEQTKDQDFEDFVGCKAPEVISIQNPKVSSNKGTRKESDTNEKDAHRSIIPKRCKTCGKIADHNSRTCPDKNKNYIIQLHFYEMIQVAKGLQDQVHINQHFVLLLKMLLQTTRSKSIRL